In Leptospira bourretii, a genomic segment contains:
- a CDS encoding acetyl-CoA carboxylase biotin carboxylase subunit, translating to MKPIQKILIANRGEIAVRVIRTAKKMGIKTVAVFSDPDAQSLFVQSADEAFSLGGTDARSSYLDVEKVVKACLTTGADAVHPGYGFLSENTDFASQLEKHGIRFIGPKPHSIEAMGDKIGSRLLVAKSGVPVVPGYEGASQEISVFKKEAEKIGYPIMAKASAGGGGKGMRRINSPEELEAGILSAKREALSAFGDDRILLEKYITNPRHVEFQIFGDTKGNIIHLHERDCSLQRRHQKVVEETPAPRYPSDLKIKMSEAAVMAAKSVQYEGAGTVEFILGESGEFYFLEMNTRLQVEHPVTEMTTGLDLVEWQIRVCQGEELPQLQTPSQKGHAMEVRIYAEDPKEGFLPSIGRIHHLSFPTRDYLRIDSGVVSGSEITMFYDPMIAKMIVWGEDRITAIKRLVECLSETIVFGPKTNLQFLQKLVSAKEFAEGKVSTHFIADNEVELLADHTKEELKLALSGTFFTSKELTSPWSKETT from the coding sequence ATGAAGCCAATCCAAAAAATACTCATCGCCAACCGTGGTGAAATTGCGGTTCGGGTCATTCGCACTGCAAAAAAAATGGGAATCAAGACAGTTGCTGTTTTTTCCGATCCAGATGCACAAAGTTTATTTGTCCAGTCTGCGGACGAAGCGTTCTCTTTAGGGGGAACAGATGCACGTTCCTCCTACTTAGATGTTGAAAAAGTTGTGAAGGCTTGCCTAACGACAGGTGCAGATGCTGTCCATCCAGGATACGGATTTTTATCAGAAAATACTGACTTTGCTTCTCAATTAGAAAAACATGGAATTCGATTCATCGGACCAAAACCTCACTCGATTGAGGCGATGGGAGACAAAATCGGCTCACGTTTGTTAGTTGCAAAAAGTGGAGTTCCAGTGGTTCCAGGATACGAAGGTGCTTCCCAAGAAATCTCTGTATTCAAAAAAGAAGCAGAAAAAATTGGATACCCCATAATGGCAAAGGCAAGTGCTGGAGGTGGGGGAAAAGGAATGCGTAGGATCAATTCCCCTGAAGAATTGGAAGCAGGTATTTTATCGGCAAAACGGGAAGCTCTTTCTGCTTTTGGTGATGATCGCATTTTATTAGAAAAATACATTACAAATCCACGACATGTTGAGTTTCAAATTTTTGGAGATACAAAAGGAAATATCATTCACCTACATGAAAGGGATTGTTCCTTACAAAGACGACACCAAAAAGTGGTAGAAGAAACTCCTGCTCCAAGATACCCATCAGACTTAAAAATAAAAATGTCAGAAGCTGCTGTAATGGCAGCAAAATCAGTACAATACGAAGGGGCAGGAACCGTAGAATTCATATTAGGTGAATCGGGAGAATTTTATTTTCTTGAGATGAACACTCGTTTGCAGGTGGAACATCCAGTCACGGAAATGACAACGGGACTTGATTTGGTAGAGTGGCAAATTCGAGTTTGCCAGGGAGAGGAGTTACCACAATTACAAACTCCTTCACAAAAAGGACATGCCATGGAAGTCCGTATTTATGCAGAAGATCCAAAAGAAGGTTTTTTACCATCCATTGGTCGTATCCATCATTTATCTTTTCCTACAAGAGATTACTTACGAATTGATTCTGGTGTGGTTTCAGGATCAGAGATCACAATGTTTTATGATCCAATGATTGCAAAAATGATTGTTTGGGGAGAAGATCGAATCACGGCCATTAAGCGATTGGTTGAATGTTTATCAGAGACGATTGTTTTTGGACCAAAGACCAATCTTCAATTTTTACAAAAACTAGTTTCAGCCAAAGAATTTGCGGAAGGAAAGGTATCAACTCACTTCATTGCAGATAACGAAGTGGAACTTTTGGCAGATCATACCAAAGAAGAATTAAAATTAGCTTTGAGTGGAACCTTTTTTACTTCTAAAGAACTAACTAGCCCTTGGTCTAAGGAAACAACCTAA
- a CDS encoding GAF domain-containing SpoIIE family protein phosphatase, which translates to MNREPSDDRICLLCAESQVPNGITKNGRFFCQTCDREWILEKRKIPRIGKNILSSQEKTEFLLDNLSLFNSSMGLEDLMQRFTELISVRLKRDKVAVFITNLELGEIRLVYYSSQKRTLQRAINRIALDYDLSYGVLIESMAKGEPCFYKFTDQTHPFYEFYSKLTGTKSQLVIPILYANTAVGLLTIDYEEEDYSDFLEDQEILQLVVGQFAVSLRNSLLFSKSENQSKNFQSLHTAALTLSQLYLNNHDEMIRMILLTLSGIVESSFTYLIESPKETSKTKIFKLYRDLENYQIHTETQIMETNSIGPILQMKETTVMNPSDQSIFQSMGIKGKESMIFPIILENGTRCVFVLTKQDSRFPNDEIEALNAFISLARITMENSNLYQNLSNKERLEKEIEIAKEIQSTLLPRKAPEAEGFSFGGFMVPARGIGGDYYDFILSPNRNELFICIGDVSGKGVAAGLVMATVRTILHSLVRVKDSPWEILNDINNYLYSNYKEAITPRFMSMILLRWNLITGEVLFSGAGHGNFYHYHAGSNSLSVIETEGVILGIKPEISTFRNESKLKFDSGDTILLYTDGVTEALNTNEVQFGEKQLQSSFLSCIQLEPKNILERIYAELKEFVKEQEQHDDITMVAVRKI; encoded by the coding sequence ATGAACCGAGAGCCCTCTGACGACCGGATCTGTTTGCTCTGCGCGGAATCCCAAGTTCCCAATGGGATCACCAAGAATGGTCGTTTTTTCTGCCAAACTTGTGACCGTGAATGGATTTTAGAAAAACGAAAAATCCCGAGGATTGGGAAAAACATCCTTTCTTCTCAGGAGAAAACAGAATTCCTCCTGGACAACCTCTCTCTATTCAACTCCTCCATGGGTTTAGAAGACTTGATGCAAAGGTTTACCGAGCTTATCTCTGTCCGGCTAAAACGTGATAAAGTCGCAGTTTTTATCACCAATCTTGAATTAGGTGAAATTAGATTAGTTTATTATTCTAGTCAGAAGCGAACCTTACAAAGAGCCATCAACAGAATTGCCCTTGATTATGATTTAAGTTATGGAGTTCTCATTGAATCCATGGCAAAAGGAGAACCTTGTTTTTATAAGTTTACTGACCAAACACATCCATTTTACGAATTCTATTCAAAACTCACCGGAACAAAATCTCAGTTAGTGATTCCAATTCTTTATGCCAACACGGCCGTCGGATTATTGACCATTGATTACGAAGAAGAAGATTACTCAGATTTTTTAGAAGACCAAGAAATTTTACAATTGGTGGTTGGCCAATTTGCCGTATCCCTCAGGAATTCTCTCTTATTTTCTAAATCAGAAAATCAATCCAAGAACTTTCAAAGTTTACACACAGCGGCACTGACGTTAAGCCAACTGTATTTAAACAATCATGATGAAATGATTCGAATGATTCTTCTTACTTTATCAGGGATAGTTGAGTCTTCATTTACTTATTTGATAGAAAGTCCGAAAGAAACATCCAAAACAAAAATATTCAAACTATATCGAGATTTAGAAAATTACCAAATCCACACAGAAACACAAATAATGGAAACAAATTCTATTGGGCCTATCTTACAAATGAAAGAGACAACGGTTATGAATCCTTCAGACCAATCTATTTTTCAAAGTATGGGAATCAAAGGAAAAGAATCTATGATATTTCCAATCATATTGGAAAATGGAACTCGTTGCGTGTTTGTTCTCACAAAACAAGATAGTCGATTCCCCAATGATGAAATAGAAGCTTTAAATGCTTTTATTTCTTTAGCAAGAATCACAATGGAAAACTCAAACCTATACCAAAATCTTTCTAACAAAGAAAGATTGGAAAAAGAAATTGAGATCGCAAAAGAAATTCAAAGTACCCTTTTACCAAGAAAAGCCCCAGAAGCGGAAGGGTTTTCCTTTGGTGGTTTTATGGTTCCTGCCCGTGGGATCGGAGGGGATTATTATGACTTTATTCTTTCACCTAACAGAAATGAATTATTTATTTGTATTGGAGATGTAAGTGGAAAAGGTGTGGCTGCGGGTCTTGTCATGGCAACCGTTAGGACGATTCTTCATTCTCTAGTTCGGGTGAAAGATTCTCCTTGGGAAATTTTAAACGATATCAATAACTATCTTTATTCCAATTATAAAGAAGCAATCACCCCACGTTTTATGAGTATGATTTTACTTCGTTGGAACCTCATTACTGGAGAAGTCCTATTTTCCGGTGCTGGCCATGGAAACTTTTATCACTATCATGCGGGATCAAACTCACTATCAGTGATCGAAACAGAAGGTGTCATATTGGGAATCAAACCTGAGATTTCCACTTTCCGCAATGAATCCAAACTAAAATTTGATTCTGGAGACACAATTTTACTATATACTGATGGAGTCACGGAAGCGCTGAATACAAATGAAGTCCAGTTTGGAGAAAAACAACTCCAATCTAGTTTTCTTTCCTGTATCCAATTGGAGCCAAAAAACATCCTGGAGAGGATCTATGCGGAACTAAAAGAATTTGTCAAGGAACAGGAACAACACGATGATATCACTATGGTGGCAGTAAGGAAGATATGA
- a CDS encoding sigma-54-dependent Fis family transcriptional regulator, with protein MSVKKFNPIQSIHEVATAMNSTQDPDGLLELILDRCIQICGVESGSLMLIDEKHGVLDAVTSRGMNQQLLRETKLKIGQGITGVAASTGKAKLVNDVSKDPDYIQVKEEIKSELVAPMIVEDDIIGVISLDSNRLNAFTADMLEIVSVLAHQAGQIFKNLQTIRSLEQRTKIQATLIEISKVVSSTLDQNEVFDSIMVTMEKSLRLEKGSIVLFNKEEGLLRIVAASGLSPEEIDKGTYQPGEGITGKVYESGEPIIIESVASHPDFLNRVGYLSHFKHDPHNVSLLCAPILSEQTMLGVVNAFIVQNKHTDLKSFLDFLQVVASIISQSIKIQNLVEEAKKEISRENIQLKRELKNKYKFGSLIGKAASMEKMFEKIQLVADSRASVLITGESGTGKEMIANAIHYNSSRSENPFIKINCAAIPENLLESELFGHKKGSFTGAVTDKKGKFELADTGTIFLDEIGEMDLNLQSKLLRVLQEREIEAIGSTKAKKVDVRIIAATNAELEQLVAEKKFRADLFYRLNVVKINTPPLRDRVEDIPLLMNHFLEKYTKDNNKVVKGISREASKLLLKYRWPGNVRELENVIERAVVLAQDEILNEDDFSDILSSIDDLPENTAEVAQLNHVESVSGAEPLDLGSGRLTPGQLDGLDGRAMEIVVSEVESRLIQYAMKKFRYTKTRVAKFLGINRNTLDKKIKELNIEY; from the coding sequence ATGAGCGTGAAAAAATTCAATCCCATCCAATCCATCCATGAAGTTGCGACTGCAATGAATTCCACCCAAGACCCGGATGGACTTCTCGAATTGATTTTGGATCGCTGCATCCAAATTTGCGGTGTGGAATCTGGGTCTCTTATGCTCATCGACGAAAAACACGGAGTCTTGGACGCCGTAACTTCTCGTGGAATGAACCAACAGTTGCTACGAGAAACCAAACTCAAAATTGGACAAGGGATCACCGGAGTGGCTGCCTCTACCGGGAAAGCAAAACTCGTAAATGATGTTTCGAAAGACCCTGATTACATTCAAGTCAAAGAAGAAATCAAATCAGAGTTAGTTGCTCCGATGATTGTAGAAGATGATATCATTGGAGTCATCTCACTCGACTCAAATCGATTGAATGCGTTTACTGCGGATATGTTGGAAATTGTAAGTGTCTTGGCTCACCAAGCTGGCCAGATTTTTAAAAACCTACAAACCATTCGTAGTTTAGAACAAAGGACAAAAATCCAAGCAACACTCATTGAAATTTCTAAAGTGGTTAGTTCTACCTTAGATCAAAATGAAGTTTTTGATTCCATTATGGTAACGATGGAAAAATCTCTTCGATTGGAAAAAGGAAGTATTGTTTTATTTAATAAGGAAGAAGGACTTCTTCGTATTGTCGCTGCATCAGGATTATCTCCTGAAGAAATTGATAAAGGGACATACCAACCGGGAGAAGGGATCACTGGAAAAGTATATGAATCGGGAGAACCCATCATCATTGAGTCGGTTGCAAGCCATCCTGATTTTTTAAACCGTGTAGGGTATTTGTCTCACTTTAAACATGATCCACATAACGTGAGTTTGTTATGTGCTCCTATATTAAGTGAACAGACAATGTTAGGTGTCGTAAACGCATTTATCGTTCAAAACAAACATACAGATTTAAAATCCTTTTTGGATTTTCTTCAAGTGGTTGCTTCTATTATCTCCCAATCCATTAAAATTCAAAACTTAGTCGAAGAGGCTAAAAAAGAAATTTCTCGTGAAAATATTCAACTCAAACGTGAATTAAAGAATAAATATAAATTTGGATCACTGATTGGTAAAGCTGCAAGTATGGAAAAAATGTTTGAAAAAATCCAACTGGTTGCAGACTCCAGAGCCTCTGTGTTGATTACAGGAGAATCGGGAACTGGGAAGGAGATGATTGCCAATGCAATTCACTATAATAGTTCTCGATCGGAGAATCCATTTATCAAAATCAACTGCGCCGCAATTCCTGAAAATTTGCTCGAGAGTGAACTTTTTGGACATAAAAAGGGTTCCTTCACTGGAGCAGTCACAGATAAAAAAGGAAAGTTTGAATTAGCTGATACAGGAACCATTTTTCTGGATGAAATTGGTGAAATGGATTTAAACTTACAATCAAAATTGCTTCGAGTTTTACAAGAAAGGGAAATAGAAGCAATTGGTTCTACGAAGGCAAAAAAAGTTGATGTTCGAATCATTGCAGCAACCAATGCCGAATTGGAACAACTGGTTGCAGAAAAAAAGTTTAGAGCAGATCTTTTTTATCGATTGAATGTAGTAAAGATCAACACTCCTCCGTTACGTGATCGTGTTGAGGACATCCCACTTCTGATGAATCACTTTTTGGAAAAATACACAAAAGACAATAATAAAGTGGTAAAAGGGATTTCTCGAGAAGCATCAAAACTTCTATTAAAATACAGATGGCCAGGTAACGTTCGTGAGTTGGAAAACGTAATCGAAAGGGCTGTGGTTCTTGCTCAAGATGAAATTTTAAATGAGGATGATTTCTCCGATATTTTGTCTAGTATAGATGATTTACCTGAGAATACTGCGGAAGTGGCCCAACTGAATCATGTGGAATCAGTCTCTGGGGCTGAGCCATTGGATTTAGGATCGGGTAGGTTGACACCAGGGCAATTGGATGGTCTTGACGGTCGAGCGATGGAAATTGTCGTGAGTGAAGTTGAATCAAGACTCATTCAATATGCCATGAAGAAGTTTCGTTATACCAAAACTCGTGTTGCCAAATTTTTGGGTATCAATCGAAATACCTTAGATAAAAAAATCAAAGAACTGAACATAGAATACTAA
- a CDS encoding ATP-binding protein: MIPEIPTSISNLFELALGRMGNQLPILWAKNKTQFLISYSGGKDSSILVLFCQYLKEKYQIPSPILFYLSHGIRSIEAEENELFHFLEKTNFPFSFVKKKSQIFLSN; the protein is encoded by the coding sequence ATGATCCCGGAAATTCCTACTTCGATTTCAAATCTTTTTGAGTTAGCCCTCGGCAGAATGGGGAACCAACTTCCTATTCTATGGGCAAAAAACAAAACTCAGTTTCTCATTTCTTATTCCGGAGGAAAGGATTCTTCCATTTTGGTTCTCTTTTGCCAGTATCTCAAAGAAAAATACCAAATCCCTTCTCCTATTTTATTTTATTTGTCTCATGGCATTCGTTCCATTGAAGCAGAAGAGAATGAGTTATTTCATTTTTTAGAAAAAACAAACTTTCCTTTTTCTTTTGTAAAAAAAAAATCCCAAATCTTTCTCTCAAACTAA
- the yihA gene encoding ribosome biogenesis GTP-binding protein YihA/YsxC codes for MHKYSKEIPFPETKFFTSIANINEKEELDSVPSIAFMGRSNSGKSSLLNALSNHRGLAKVSRTPGKTKLINIFKTKEGFNLIDLPGFGYSKASHKEHKEMMKLLEGFLNSWKHLKILFILCDSQREFPEEELSTIEVAMEKKIKPVVIRTKIDKLNQSEQHRVRTEMESAMNEIGIPFRVFYLSATTGRGIGELREFILENMIDQTKVSK; via the coding sequence ATGCACAAGTATTCTAAAGAAATTCCCTTTCCCGAAACAAAATTTTTCACTTCAATTGCCAATATCAATGAAAAAGAGGAATTGGACTCAGTACCTTCCATTGCCTTTATGGGAAGGTCCAATTCGGGAAAGTCAAGTTTACTGAATGCTCTTTCCAATCATAGAGGACTTGCCAAAGTTTCAAGAACACCAGGGAAAACAAAACTAATCAATATTTTTAAAACCAAAGAAGGTTTTAACCTTATCGACTTACCTGGATTTGGTTATTCAAAAGCATCACACAAAGAACATAAAGAAATGATGAAACTATTGGAAGGTTTTTTAAATTCCTGGAAACATCTAAAAATTTTATTTATCCTTTGTGATTCACAAAGAGAATTTCCAGAAGAAGAACTATCAACCATCGAAGTTGCCATGGAGAAAAAAATAAAACCAGTGGTGATCCGTACCAAAATTGACAAACTAAACCAAAGCGAACAACACCGTGTTAGGACAGAAATGGAATCGGCTATGAACGAAATTGGAATTCCATTTCGAGTCTTTTATTTATCAGCAACTACAGGAAGGGGAATTGGAGAACTACGCGAATTTATTTTAGAGAATATGATTGATCAAACAAAGGTATCTAAATAA
- the lsa25 gene encoding surface adhesin Lsa25, whose product MKKIQYCFALLVLSFFMNCEMKPVEDVYGLSPEETNQLFAGLIANQSLRDNGNGTITDTAANLVWQKCTHGQVYRAGFNDCLGAPQGSIFNPYDTARAGAVPVAFCDSKTHACNSVAFPQVIQGFSSVGIAGVSELYAACQNSNYLGATWRVPTAIEYQRLVIPGRAATLQFFPSTQEEDYWTAWSNHEDVPGETAYAISFDRQSYGVQRNVVKTQRNYVRCIRTGP is encoded by the coding sequence ATGAAAAAAATTCAATATTGTTTCGCTCTTTTGGTCTTATCTTTTTTCATGAACTGTGAAATGAAACCCGTAGAAGATGTCTACGGTTTAAGCCCGGAAGAAACCAACCAACTTTTTGCAGGTCTTATCGCAAACCAAAGTCTTCGTGACAATGGAAACGGGACCATCACTGATACTGCTGCCAATTTAGTTTGGCAAAAATGTACTCATGGTCAGGTATACCGTGCAGGATTTAATGATTGTTTGGGGGCTCCACAAGGTTCTATTTTCAATCCATACGATACTGCCCGTGCTGGTGCTGTACCTGTTGCATTCTGTGACTCCAAAACGCATGCTTGTAACTCTGTCGCATTCCCGCAAGTGATCCAAGGTTTTTCTTCTGTTGGGATTGCTGGAGTGAGTGAGTTGTATGCAGCTTGCCAAAACAGCAATTATTTAGGTGCGACCTGGCGTGTTCCTACTGCGATTGAGTACCAACGATTGGTGATTCCTGGTCGGGCTGCAACTCTCCAATTTTTTCCTTCCACGCAGGAAGAAGACTATTGGACGGCTTGGTCCAATCATGAGGATGTTCCGGGAGAAACAGCATATGCGATCTCCTTTGACAGACAGTCCTACGGAGTCCAAAGGAATGTTGTCAAAACCCAAAGAAATTATGTCCGTTGCATTCGCACTGGTCCTTAA
- a CDS encoding acetyl-CoA carboxylase biotin carboxyl carrier protein subunit, with the protein MDYLFETKSGPASVCVSGGAVRVRFGTKSFLFQLENLIKEESPSTNTNSLQSVTMLDGSILKYLKVRNEIFLHWKGETWNGKLTERQYEGGGQTSPEIKSPMPGKVVQISTSVGKEHKAGETLLILEAMKMENAVKAPYACRVEEIRKSQGELVQQDEVLIILHRIEPEKT; encoded by the coding sequence ATGGATTATTTATTTGAAACAAAGTCAGGTCCTGCTTCTGTTTGTGTCAGTGGTGGTGCAGTTCGGGTACGTTTTGGAACTAAATCTTTTTTATTCCAATTAGAAAACCTAATCAAAGAAGAAAGCCCATCCACTAATACAAACTCGTTACAATCTGTAACCATGTTAGATGGATCTATATTAAAATACCTGAAAGTACGAAATGAAATTTTCCTCCATTGGAAGGGTGAAACGTGGAATGGAAAACTCACCGAACGGCAGTATGAAGGTGGAGGACAAACATCCCCCGAAATCAAAAGTCCGATGCCTGGAAAAGTAGTGCAAATCTCTACGAGTGTGGGAAAGGAACACAAAGCAGGGGAGACACTTCTCATTCTGGAAGCAATGAAAATGGAGAACGCTGTTAAGGCTCCGTACGCTTGCCGAGTGGAAGAAATTCGAAAATCACAAGGTGAACTTGTCCAACAAGACGAGGTGCTTATCATATTACACAGAATCGAACCGGAAAAAACATAA
- the omp85 gene encoding Omp85 family outer membrane protein, which produces MYNYIVRSFTLLLFFSFFHGVLAQERPPRTDLPFEISEKRRLSERDFKNKKEGSYFTGLPLINSDPNVGVGYGARVLFFYNGTKSSPMFEYTPYRVRIFAQYFNTTKRAPYHQLSLDAPYIFDTKWRLRADLVYERNPNSLFFGIGENTLQPLSYLERNDPNGQIRRNAPFADYEDNLNYRRPGDAGVGEAPIVSDHRYNRYDIENPNFSTSGEYSFLGGTLRAVTGVRLSKQIIRTYDGKYNNALLGPADGVLGLLGVERTFGTPQGETKLTRDDKDGKINGINGGYTNTIRAGIVYDTRDFEPDPNRGLFLEYTHERSTKAIGSTSEFNKNLVSGRIFISPVQWFTNKPPEILEKFVLAARGTMIQTNGDAPFYEYRNMWGTEVNQSGLGGRTTIRGYKQDRFVGQTMAFANFEIRWKFAETEFWGQHFDFQLVPFYDVGRVWDRTEDANLKNYKHSRGIGLRIPWNQATVIYFDHAISNEDRQTFINFNHIF; this is translated from the coding sequence ATGTACAATTATATAGTTAGAAGTTTTACACTTCTTTTGTTTTTTTCCTTTTTTCACGGGGTTCTCGCTCAGGAACGACCACCTCGTACGGACCTTCCGTTTGAAATCTCTGAAAAACGGAGACTCAGTGAACGGGATTTTAAAAATAAAAAAGAGGGGAGTTACTTCACTGGTCTTCCCCTCATCAACTCCGATCCCAACGTTGGGGTTGGTTATGGGGCTCGAGTGCTCTTTTTTTACAACGGAACAAAGTCGTCTCCGATGTTTGAATACACTCCATACCGCGTTCGGATTTTTGCTCAGTATTTTAACACAACGAAACGTGCCCCTTACCACCAGTTGAGTTTGGATGCACCTTATATCTTTGATACCAAATGGAGGCTCCGTGCTGACTTAGTATATGAAAGAAATCCGAATTCGTTGTTTTTTGGAATCGGGGAAAATACACTCCAACCACTTTCCTATTTAGAACGAAATGATCCCAATGGTCAGATTAGAAGAAATGCTCCTTTTGCTGACTATGAAGATAACCTAAATTATCGACGTCCAGGAGATGCGGGTGTTGGTGAAGCTCCTATTGTCAGTGATCACAGATACAATCGTTATGATATTGAAAATCCTAACTTCAGTACTTCTGGTGAGTATTCCTTTTTGGGAGGAACTCTTCGCGCAGTAACAGGTGTTCGTCTTTCCAAACAAATCATTCGTACGTATGATGGAAAATACAATAATGCATTATTAGGTCCAGCCGACGGTGTTTTAGGTCTTCTTGGAGTAGAGCGTACTTTTGGCACTCCACAAGGAGAAACCAAACTTACTCGCGATGATAAAGATGGGAAAATCAATGGCATTAACGGCGGTTACACAAATACAATCCGTGCCGGTATTGTTTATGACACTCGTGACTTTGAACCAGATCCAAATCGTGGATTATTTTTAGAATACACTCACGAACGTTCTACAAAAGCCATTGGTTCCACTTCGGAGTTTAATAAGAACTTAGTTTCCGGCCGTATTTTTATCAGTCCGGTCCAATGGTTTACAAACAAACCACCTGAGATATTGGAGAAGTTTGTGCTTGCCGCACGCGGAACTATGATCCAAACCAATGGGGATGCACCGTTTTACGAATACCGCAACATGTGGGGAACGGAAGTCAACCAATCAGGACTTGGTGGACGAACTACCATTCGCGGTTACAAACAAGATCGATTCGTCGGCCAAACAATGGCTTTTGCCAACTTCGAAATTCGTTGGAAATTTGCAGAGACTGAATTTTGGGGACAACACTTTGACTTCCAATTGGTTCCATTCTACGATGTGGGACGAGTTTGGGATCGTACAGAAGATGCGAATTTAAAAAACTACAAACACTCAAGAGGTATTGGTCTAAGAATTCCTTGGAACCAAGCAACTGTTATCTACTTCGATCATGCCATTTCGAATGAAGATAGACAAACTTTCATTAACTTTAACCATATATTTTAG
- a CDS encoding tRNA lysidine(34) synthetase, translating into MVRYHELKKITDKNPSIVLTGHHCKDYTESIFLHLTRGGGKKAFYTLPPFDGERFLPLVFFEDKELEQLYQFVSKHMRIFEDESNQNPVYKRNRIRMDLLPILEKENWNFHKTYWNFHERSLLDLKFDLKQKTVFRPVPHIFRIPHETWVSLGVSAKKDLIDFHLKLLGYYPLYKSGFDNFHLQSEGERAFLENKNCFLYKSKFGDLFIIDKKSPAFKKAVSFREGENLCIEWNQNRFKLSDPQEKYSLGSWHHGQKIQIRSGNKEISECMRENGIPFFLRTYIPILYFDGEPIQILFSLFSKSEKNYPKRIYLER; encoded by the coding sequence TTGGTTCGTTATCACGAACTAAAAAAAATTACCGATAAAAATCCATCTATAGTCCTCACAGGACATCATTGTAAAGATTATACAGAATCGATTTTCCTACACCTCACAAGAGGTGGTGGGAAAAAAGCCTTTTACACACTTCCTCCTTTTGATGGAGAACGTTTTTTACCTTTGGTTTTTTTTGAAGATAAAGAACTAGAACAACTCTATCAATTTGTTTCCAAACATATGCGAATTTTTGAAGATGAATCAAATCAAAATCCAGTTTATAAACGCAATCGCATTCGCATGGACTTACTTCCCATTTTAGAAAAAGAAAATTGGAATTTTCATAAGACCTATTGGAATTTTCATGAACGGTCTCTGTTGGATCTAAAATTCGATTTAAAACAAAAAACTGTTTTTAGACCAGTCCCACATATTTTTCGAATTCCTCATGAAACTTGGGTTAGTCTTGGTGTATCCGCAAAAAAAGATCTAATTGATTTTCATTTAAAATTACTCGGTTACTATCCGCTTTATAAATCAGGGTTTGATAATTTCCATCTGCAATCGGAAGGAGAAAGGGCATTTTTAGAAAACAAAAATTGTTTTCTATACAAATCAAAGTTTGGTGATCTATTTATCATTGATAAAAAATCTCCAGCCTTCAAAAAAGCAGTTTCCTTTCGAGAGGGAGAAAACTTGTGTATTGAGTGGAACCAAAATAGGTTTAAACTATCTGACCCCCAAGAAAAATACAGTCTTGGTTCTTGGCACCACGGCCAAAAAATCCAAATTCGTTCAGGAAATAAGGAAATTTCTGAATGTATGCGAGAAAACGGAATTCCCTTCTTTTTGAGAACTTATATCCCCATTCTCTATTTTGACGGAGAACCCATCCAAATTTTGTTTTCTCTGTTTTCCAAAAGCGAAAAGAATTATCCCAAACGAATCTATCTAGAAAGGTGA